CGTATCGGCGTTCCCTTGAAATCACTCCAGCTCTTGTACGCATCTTCGTGATTGGCCTGAGCGCTGTACATGCGGGGGAAAAGCATCGTGAAATCCGGATCATACACTACCTCGGTTCCTTTGCGTGGGTCGGTAATGATGTATTCGTGATCCACCGTATGGTCAGGATGCTCTGCTAGGAAATGTTGTGCGCTCCAGCGGTCGTAGAATTTCTTAATTGGTCGATCGTTCTTCTTGATCAGATAGGTGGCCGTGTATACAGGAGTCCCGTCCAAACGCTCATTCGAATAGGGTGAATCCCAGAACTGACCGCTCAATAGTGGGCGGTCCCCATATTGTTCACGGTTCAAATAACTTAATAGGTTGAACACGTTCTCCGGATTGTTCTCGTCGATCGGTGGATTAGCAGCACTGCGAATTACGATCATCGCGTAGGTGCTGTATCCAATAAGGATCACGCTTACACCGAGGATGACGGTGTTCCAAAGGACCAGCCCATTGCGTTGCGTGTAACGGATCCCAAATACGATCAGTCCCACCAAAAGAAGGATGTAGATCAGGTTGCCGGAATTGAAGGGCATGCCCATTTCATTCACGAACAGCAATTCGAATTTGCTGGCCACTTTAACAAGGCCCGGAATAATGATCGCTTGTATTGCACCAAGGATCACGGCCGATGCGATGAACGTTTTTACGATACCGAGCGTGGTAACTTCATACCGTTTGAAGTAGTAAACGAAGGCGATCGCAGGGATGCAAAGCAGGTTCAATAGGTGAACTCCAATGCTGAGGCCCATCAAATAGGCAATGAGTATGAGCCAGCGCGTGCTATGCGGCTCGTTGGCCTCGCTTTCCCATTTGAGAATGGCCCAGAATACAATGGCCGTAAAAAAGCTGGACAGCGCATAAACCTCACCTTCTACAGCACTGAACCAGAAACTATCACTCCACGTGTATGCCAATGCGCCAACAACACCACTACCCATGATCGCGATCACAGCGCCTAGTGTTACCACAACTCCATTGCGCGTGGCCAACTTGTACGCCATATGCGTTATGCTCCAGAACAGGAACAATATGGTAAAGGCGCTTGCCATAGCGCTCAACACGTTCACGGCGTATGGAACGGTCTCCGGATCAACGAATGCGCCAGCTAGTCTGGCCAAGATCATGAAAAGTGGGGCTCCTGGAGGGTGGCCGACCTCTAATTTGTACGCCGTGGCGATGAATTCACCGCAATCCCAGAAACTGGCAGTGGGTTCTATGGTTGCGATATAGGTCCAACTGGCGACCAAGAACACAAGCCAACCGGTGATAATGTTCAGTTTTTTGTACGGCATACTCCTCTGGGGGCGAAACGATAAGCCGCGAAAATACCAAAGTAGTTGGTGGAACCACCCTCCGAATAGCGGATCTTGTTAAATTTGCACCTCCTTAAGCCAATATGGTCGCTTAAAGAATGTGAAATTGTCCGATGGTGTAATTGGCAACACGTCTGGTTTTGGTCCAGAAGAGTCCAGGTTCGAGCCCTGGTCGGACAACAAAATAACCCCGCGAAAGCGGGGTTTTTTTTGTCCGATCAGGGTGAGAAGTTTATCCCGCACAGCGCTTCAGCGCAGATGCGGGAAGCCCTGGTCAGACAACAAAATGCCCCACGAAATTGGGGTTTTTTTGTTTTACGAGCGTGGTGAGAAGTTTATCCCGCACAGCGCTTCAGCGCAGATGCGGGAAGCCCTGGTCAGACAACAAAATGCCCCGCGAAAGCGGGGTTTTTTTGTGCCGGGCATGGGGAGAAATTCATCCCGTACAGCGCTTTAGCGCAGATGCGGGAAGCCCTAGTTGCAAAACAAGAAACCCCTGCAATGGCAAGGGCTTCTTTAATAAATTGGATTCGTCGGTCACTCCACCACGAACCGGATCATTTCCGAGCGATCGCCGTGTTGTGAACGCACCATATACACACCACTTCGAAGTGTGGAGATCGGTAGGTCGATCCGTTGCGGTCCACCTGCCAGATTACCGTTGTACAATTCAATAAGTTTTCGCCCTGTAACATCGATCAAGTCAATGACCACTTGGTCACTGGACGGCATTTCGATCAGTAGTTGAGCATTGTCCTGAGCGGGATTCGGGATGATCATCAATGAGCCACTGTTCGCTGAAAGCTCTTCAAGCCCGACCGGCATACCATTCAGGTTGATGTCATCTACATAGATGTTATTGCCTCCATAGCTTTCACTCTCGAATTTGATCCGGAAATCCGAGGTATGGTATGAGCTGCTGATATTGGTCACTTCAGCATAGCCCCATTGATCGCCAGAGGGAACGAAGCTGCTTGAAACCGTTCCTCCGGCAGTGTTCAGGTCACTGGATCCGCGTAATTGCTTTCTCATGGACCATGTGTCACCACAATTGTTGGAGACGTACAGCCTCAAACGATCGTCGTTGGTGGTATTGCGCTGAGCGTATGCGTAGCGGAACGTGACAACGATCTCAGTGGCATTCGACATGTCGAACGGTTCGGAATAGAATTCGTCCAATTGCGTTGTCATTGAAGCGGTATTCAATAAACGAACACTGTTACTTCCCGAGAATGCGGCTGCATTCGTTAGTTGGAATGTATTGTTGTTGTCCGGATCATACACCGTCCAAGAAGATCCATTCAATGAGCTAATGCTCTCAAAGCCTTCATTGAATGGTACCGCTGCACCAGGGTTGGCCAACACGGTTATTAGATCGTTGGTCGTTACGGACAAATTCGTTGTGCCGTCGGTCACATCCAATGTTACCGCGTAGTTTCCGGCAGTGGTGTAGGTCACTGATGGGTTCGGGTCCGTGGATGTGTTGGGTGTGCCGCCAGGAAAGCTCCAGGTCCGTGAGCTAACACTGTTGTAGCTCACATCGCTGAATGTGACCGTACTGCCTGCGCATATTTCCTGAATACTGCTTGTGAACTCTGCTGCGCACAGGATAGCTGGTGAGCCCACACCGGTCGCATTCAAGTTGTTCGTTGTCCAAAGACTGCTTCGCTGTGCTGTGCCGCTGTTCAATGCAGCGATCATACGTGTCTTCTGTCCCTCGGTGAACATCTTGGAGCAATAGCTGTAATCCATGTAGTTCTCAACATTGTCCAAACTGCCACACGAAATACCGCTCAATACACAGCTCGTCCAACCCACGGTATTCGGTGTATCACTAACGCTGTCGTCATCTGAGCAATTCGATGTTACAATGGGTTCGTTCGAATCACCCCATGTGTGTTTCAGATTCAGCCAATGGCCTGTCTCGTGCGTCAATGTACGTGAGCGGCCGGGGGAACTGGTTCCGATCGCACCTGTATAATTGTGCAATAGCACAATGCCATCCCCAGTGGGGAAAAAGTCAGCTGCACCCGGTCGATAGGTATAGCCAGCTGCTCCATCCGCGTAGGCACATACCCATACGTTCATGTACTTGTTCCGTGGCCATTGAATGAGGTCCTTCATGTCCTGATCACCTACGTTCGTAAGCGCAGAAACCGTTCGCGTGATGCCTTTCGTACAATTCCCTTGAGGGTCTTTTTGAGCCAGTGCAAAGTTCACTCCAACGTCAGAAACAATACCTAAGAATTCCGGTCTCACGTTCTGCCAATCGCTGTTCAATTTGTTGAAATCATCATTCAATACACGCATGGCATCAAAGACCTGCTCATCGGAAATATTCTCAGGACCATTCTCGTGAATGATATGGAATACCACCGGAATGGTATAACTCCCACCACCTCGTGAAGCGTCCAGGGCAAATTCCTGGGTGAATACCTCCAACTCCGCTTCCAAAGTCGCTATCTGTGCTAGTAGAGCTGGGTCTTCCGCGCGCGCAGGGTCCAAAAGGTGGAGGTCGTTCGCTTTACAGCTGAACGGTACATCTCCATTCTGTGCTTGTAACGAAGGCACTGCAATTGCCAAAAGGAGCAACGAGGGTAGGAACAGTTTCATAAAGGAAGGTTTTGGTCCAAATGAGGGGGGTAGTAAAAGTATTGAAGTTCGTCTTAGTTCTGCAAAGTTCCACTGGATCATGGTGCCACTAGTGCGTTACTAAGTTGAGGAATTGCAAAAACCTGACGAAAGCATTCTTGGGAATACGCAGATCCATTCGCTCAATATGAATGATCCACCGTAAATCGGACTGAATAGATCTGATCACCCTGTGCTAGTTGGATCATATAGAACCCGGCTGATAATTCCGATATAGGCAGCGATATTCGTTGCAGACCGACAGCTGGTTTTCCTTGGAATACCGTCTTGACGAGACGCCCCGTTGGGTCGATGATCGAAAGGTCAATTGCAGTTGATCCGGATGATATGAATTGCACGTACGAGGATTCTGTAGCCGGGTTCGGAACTACTTCTAGTTCGTTTTCCGTAGCGGTAAGATCATCAAGCCCCAATGGTGTTCCCGATAGATTTATGTCATCGATGTAGACGTTATTGCCACCATCACTTAGAAATTCGAATCGTATCCGGAAATCACTGGTATGGTAATTGGAGCTTATGTTGTCCACAACGGCGTAACCCCATTCGCTTGGATCATTCGGAACATAGGATCCACTCACGATACCGCCCGTAGTAAGGTCGATCCCGGCGCGTAACTGCTTGCGCATTGACCAGGTCGTTCCGCAATTATTGGAAACGTAGAACCGTAACCGGTCATCGTTATTCGCGTTTCGCATGGCAAACGCATACCGGAAGGAAATGACCACTTCTCCAGCATTGGAGTAGTCATAGGTGGGCGAGTAGATATTGTCCAGACTGCCGACCATGCTGCTATTATTGGTGAGCATGATACTGTTCGCTCCGCTTGACGCTGCACTTGAAGTAAGCTGGAATGTTCCGTTCTGATCAACGTCACGCACGATCCATTCATTATCCGGTATACTGGTCAGTGCCTCGAACCCTTCATTGAACGGAATGGCATAGCCCGTATCTGCATAGACCACGATCAGATCCTGTTGGCTCACGGTCAGGTCGTTCACACCATCACTCACTAGCAATGTTACAGGGTACGTCCCCGCAGCATCGTATTGAATGATGGGTTGTTCATCAGTGCTAGTGCTTGGGGTTCCGCCAGGAAATGTCCACGTGCGCTGCGTTACGCTGTTGTAGCTGATATCCGTGAACTGGACCGTACTTCCAGTGCAGATCTCGGTATTGCCATGCAGGAAATCCGCTGCACAAAGAACCGGGTCCGTGGTAACTCCGGTCTGAGCCAAATTATTCGATTGCCAAAGGTTGGAGCGTTGTGCTATATTACTTGTAAGTGCCGCTATCATCCGGTCTCCTTGACCTACAGTGAACATCTTGCCACAATAGGAATACTCCATGTAGTTCTCCACGTTATCCAAAGGTGATCCGCAGGATGCTGCTTGCAAGAAACAGGATTGCCACCCCACGGTGTTCGGGGTATCCGAAACCCCATCATCGCTAAAGCAATTGTCTTCTTCGCCAGGATCATTCGTACTTCCCCAACAATGCGCTAGGTTAAGCCAGTGGCCTGTTTCATGGCTTAGCACCCTGGAAGTGCCAATGGAGCTCGTGCCAATGGACCCAACGTAATTATGGCCAATGACAATACCATCCGCTTCGGGCCAATTATCCAACCACTGAGGGTAATACGTATAACCAGCTACGCCACTTCCTGCGGACGCTGCAACCCAAATGTTCATGTATTGATCACGAGGCCATTGGATCAACTGCGTCATCTCGAAATCGCCATCATAGGTCTGGGTGGAAACAGTACGCGTTATTCCATTCGTACAGTTCCCTTCGGGGTCAAGCGTTGCTAAACGGAATTCGATGTTCACATCGGCAACAATGTCCAGGAATTCTGGGCGTACGTTCGGCCAGTCCGCGTTCTGTTTCGTGTAATCGTTGGTCAAGATCCTTACGGCATCATAGACCTGGGCATCGGTGATGTTCTCTACGCCATTGTTGTGAATAATGTGAAAAACCATTGGAATGATATACGGTTCGTCACCTCCACGTTCCGCATTGGCTGAAAAGCCTTCTGTTCGAGCATCCAACAACCCTTTTGCATGCATGGCATCCTCGAAAGCACCAGGGGTGTTGTTCAGGTGCTTGGTCAGCTCATCTTGGTTGTTGGCATTGCAACGAAACCCTTCATCATCCTGTTGACCAATAACAGGCATGCAGAACACGGTGAGAATAACTAGTAACAAATTGCGCATGTATAGTTGAAAATTATGGTCGCGAGGAGAGGGGCTGCGAACAATGAGGGAACGTAAAGATATAGGGTCAGCTCGTCTCGGGACCCACCATAAACGGGGCTAACGTGGAAACTCACTTCCATATAGGGATCATGAAATTCGGCAGATGTCTTCTGGACCCCGACGAACAATGGCCAGAGACATCCGTGAATTACGCCAGTGCTTGAGCAAGATCGTCAATAAGGTCTTCCACGTCTTCCACACCTACACTTAGTCGGATCAGGCTGTCGGCCAACCCCGCCTTCAAGCGCTCCTCCCGCGGTATGCTTGCATGCGTCATGGTTGCCGGGTGCCCGATCAAGGATTCCACTCCACCCAAGGATTCCGCTAAAGCGAAAAGCTTGGTCCGGGAGAGGATGTTCATTGCATCGGCCAACTTATCGCCCTTTATGGTGAAGCTGATCATACCACCGAAACCGTGCATTTGCTTCTTGGCGATGGCATGGTTCGGGTGTGTTGGTAATCCTGGCCAGTAGACCTTGTCCACTTTCGGGTGCTTTACCAACCACTCGGCGATCACTTTCCCATTCTCACAATGGCGTTCCATGCGTAGGTGCAACGTTTTCAGACCGCGCAATACCAGAAAACAATCCTGCGGACCGGGTACGGCGCCACAACTGTTCTGAATGAAGGCCAACCGCTCGTTGAGGTCATCGCTTTTTACCACCAATGCGCCCATGACCACATCGCTATGGCCGCCGAGGTACTTGGTAACTGAATGCATTACGATATCCGCACCCAGGTCGATGGGGTTCTGCAAATAAGGACTAGCGAACGTGTTATCGATACCGAGCATGCACTTCTGCGTTTTCGCAATGGCCGCCAGTGCCTTGATGTCAATGATCTTCAAGGTCGGGTTCGTTGGTGTTTCGGCCCAGATCAGTTTCGTGTTCGCATTCACGTTGGCCTTCACATTGTCCGGGTCGCTCATATCCACAAAGTGGAACTTGATCCCATAATGCTCGAATATCTTGGTGAAAATGCGATAAGTACCACCGTATAGATCGTTCGTACTGATCACTTCATCACCGGGTTTCAACAATTTCACGACCGCATCGATCGCCGCCATACCGCTACTGAAACAGAGACCGTGTTTGCCATTCTCCAATTCGGCAAGCGCTTTTTGCAAAGCTGTCCGCGTTGGGTTGTGCGTGCGACTGTATTCATAGCCTTTATGATCGCCAGGTGCCGACTGTACATAGGTGCTGGTCTGGTAGATCGGGGTCATGATCGCCCCGGTTGTTGGATCAGGTTCTACGCCTGCGTGAATGGCTTTGGTACCGCGTCGCATTGTGCTTCCTTTTCTGTTGGTCTGCGAAGGTAGGTTGGTGTGATCGCCAGGGAAGAGAGGGGCAGGTCTTTGTTGTTGTACGGTGTGCATGATCATATGCCCAACTACATCACCTCAAATACGCATCCCATTTCGGATCACGATCCGGAACACCATGCCCTCAAACCTTCGCCGGGTCTGTCGTGCTCTGGCGACGACCCTGCGACATCGAAGACGCGATAACGATTTCACATGACGCTTAAACCCACGCAGACAAGCCTCCACCGGTTCAGTAGGCTTGCGGAATGTCTGCCGTACGGCAGACGACCCTGCGCCCTTGTGCCGGAATTAGCGATACATTCGACGTATGGCCGTTCGTAAGTTGCGTAGCAAACCCGACGCGGTCTATTTCGCGACGTTCACCTGTTATCAATGGCTGCCATTGTTGGAACAAGTGAACGGATATGATCTGGTGTACAACTGGATGCACCAAGCTCATTCTCTTGGATACCGATTCTTTGGTTATGCCATTATGCCCAACCATGCACATTTTGTGATCCGAGTTCCACAAGATGGAGCTATCAATACGGTCCTGAGCAATGGCAAACGATTATTAGCGTATGAGATCATCGAAAGACTGAAAGCAGATGGCCGAAATTCCATTCTAACGCAATTGAGTTCCGGACTGCGCCCTTCTGATGTTGCACGTGGACAGAAACACCGTGTTTTCGCAACCTCCACTGATCTGATCGAATGTTTCAGTGGTAAGATGATCGAGGCGAAGTTGAAGTATATCCATGCTAATCCTATCAGTAAGAAATGGCGGTTAGCGGAAGATGCTGTTGAATATCCACATTCCAGCTTCGCCTTCTATGTGCGAGGAGAGCAACGCGCTGCCCCATTAGTGGCATACCATGAATACGGATACTTGGATGGGAAAGGAGCACCGTGGTGATCCCTGTGGTCTTAATGCAGTTAACTTGTGTTACAATTGATGGATCTTGAAAGTCATGAAAGGCTTGTCGATTACGCTAGCATGCCGCAGGGTCGACCGCTCAAATGCAGCGGACAGACCCGGCGGAGGTTTGTCTTCGTGGAGCAGCGGGGGTTTACCCTGCGTGGGTTTAATGCTCCAAAACAATGGCATTACGATCAGTATGACCGAAAACGGTGATCCTTTGGAAAACGCTGTGGCCGAAAGGCTTAACGGCATACTCAAACAGGAGTATTTGGACTTGGGCCATGTTGATACAATAGAAGATGTGCGCGTGGAACTTGATCGTGCCGTATTCCTATACAACACTCAAAGACCACATGCCAGCATAAGCATGTTCACCCCAGACCACGTCCATAACAATCAACTCCATGTACAACGCTCCTGGAAGAATTACTATAAAAAGCGAACAACCGTAAACCCAGATCAGGACGAAACAATAACCGTAAATCTATCTTCGGACATCAAACAAAACCTGTAAACTTATTTTAGGACGGGTCACCCTGTGGTCTTAATGCAGTTAACTTGCGTTACAATTGATGGATCTTGAAAGTCATGAAAGGCTTGTCGATTACGCTAGCATGCCGCAGGGTCGACCGCTGCTCCCGGCTCAAGGCCGGGAGCAGCGGACAGACCCGGCGGAGGTTTGTCTTCGAGGAACAGCTGGGGTTCACCCTGCGTGGGTTTAGGTTCGAGGACCTTCCGGGGTAATTGGTGTGGGTAAGCTCATGATCGTTCACTAAGTAGGGCGGTACGCGATGATCAGGTTGGCGTTCCTTGTTTGTTTCTGCTTCGGCTTGTTAAAAGGGTTATTACCCTTGTGTCAAGTTCAGGCCCAGCAAGGATTGAACAACCTCTGGCTGGGTGGATTCGGGAGTGGCTACCCTCCTCCATACGGTAGTGTTGATTTGCAGTTCATTAGCGGAAATCTCGTTCTCAATACGACCTCACGCGATATCGGATTCCGTCGTACCTGCGCAAACATTTCTGATTTGGATGGAGTGCTTCTGTTCAGCACGAACGGCGTATTCGTCGCGAACGCCTTAGGTGATACGATGGTCAACGGAAGTGGCCTGAATCCTGGATCCTACTCCAACCAATATCCGCAGGGTTTATACAGTTCCCAAATCGTATTGATCCTACCCAAGCCCGAAGACTCTAACATTTACTATCTGCTCCACATGACCATCGACAACAGCGTCGATATCTATGCAGAGCACCTGCTTCTCACGACCATCGACATGAGTTTAGATGGGGGTTTGGGTGCTGTGGTGAGCAAGAACGTTTCTATCCTGGACGATGAGATCAGCCTGGGGCACTTGACAGCGGTACGTCATGCGAACGGCCGCGATTGGTGGGCCTTCTGCCGCATACTGAACACCAATACCTTCTATCGCTACTTGATCACCCCAGCAGGCATCAACTTGGACGGCACCCAGTCCATTGGCGATCTCAGTATCTGGGCTACGGGGCAAGTGTGTTTTTCGCCCGATGGGACCAAGTTCGCCTATTACTGGCGGGATATTGGTCTGGAGTTGTTTGAGTTCGATCGATGCACAGGCTTGTTTTCATCACCAGTGTCGGTCACGTACACGGACTTGGAGTTTGGAAATGGAGCCGCCTTCTCACCGAACGGTCGGTACCTTTACATAACAGATGTGGATAATGTGTACCAATATGACACCGAGGCACCGGATCTGGCTGCATCCGAGGTCCTCATCGCCGAATGGGACAGTACGTACTCCCCATTCCCGCCGTTGGCAACCTTGTTCGACATCGCTCAACTCGCACCGGATGGTAAGATCTACATTGGCACTGGCAATAGCACAGATAAACTGCACGTGATCCACTCTCCGGATTCCGCAGGGTTGGCATGTAACATCGAGCAGCATGACATTGATCTGACACGCTATTTCAGCAACTCCCTCCCCAACCACCCCAACTACCATTTGGGGCCGGTGGATGGGAGTGTGTGCGATAGCTTGGGGATCAATGTTGGGGTGCTTGAAGAATCGCTACGGCTCGGCGTAAATGTCTATCCGAACCCAAGTGCTGGCGACTTCATGTTGAGTTATCCGGTGCAAAGTCTCGCCGGTGAAGTAGAAGTGCGCGACGTTTCCGGGCGGCTTGTGCTCCGTACGCAACTGCCAGCATGGAGCCAAGTGCATAAAGTTGGGCTGCACGGCCAGGCGGCGGGTATTTACAACTGTAGGTTAGCTTGGGGGGCACAAAGCGCTGCTGTTCGAATAATATTGGAACAATGAAAAGAATATACGCCCTCTTGGTCTTGGCTAGCGGATTACTAAGTGCCAACGCCTCCAACGTGCTCACTGCCGATGGAGTTAAGTTGGCAAACTCAAGTATCGTAACGACTAAATTGATAGAAGGCAACGCGAAAACAGTAAACGAGGTTTATCTGGCCACCATCGGTAAGGACGTGGACGATTTCACCACAACACAGACCAGTGACCTCTTCGCGATTGCCAACCAGTGCCCACTGGTGGGTGGTAACGCGGTATTCCGTGCACGCTCACTTTATGCACTGATCGATGACGATGTGGAATACGACGATGCCAACCTTTGTCTGCAACATGGCATCATCTACAAGAACTTGGAACTCAACGCTGTCTCAAAAGTGAGTATCCAACCGAACCCGACTGATGACGCTGCTACCCTCTTGTACAGCATGGCCGAAGACAAAAATGGCACTTTAGTCATCTACGATGCGCTGGGCAAAGAAGTATTACGGCACGGCTTAAGCTCGGAACATGAACGCCACGCGTTCAGCACAGCGGAATTGACGCAAGGTGCATACCATTATGTGGTAAGCAGTGGCGCGGATGCCATTGGAACTGGTAAATTGATGATCGTGCGATGATACCCCAACCGAGAAAGATGCGTTCGATCTGCATAACGATCGCCTTGGTGGCTGGCCAATTGGTAAGCCGCCAAGGCTTCGCGCAGGGCTTGAATAATTTCTTCTTGATGGGGTACGAGAATTACGCGGGCTTACCGTGGGGTGGCACTAACGTCAATTTTAGTTCTGGTACGCCTGATATCTACTATCAGTACCGTGATATCGGATACAGTCGGGCGAATGCGAATATTTCTGATGACCTTGGCAACGTGCTTTTCAGCACCAACGGTGCATGGGTGGCTGATGCCATAGGTGACACCATGCAAAATGGAACAGGATTAAGTCCAAGCTACTATACTTCCCTCTATCCGGAGGGGTTGCATGGATCACAATTGGCTGTAATCATTCCAAACCCTGCAAATGATGAACAGTACTATTTGTTTCACGGGACTTTGGATGAATTCTCGGGATCATATGCCAGTTATCTGTATTATTCGATTATTGATATGGATGCGAACAACGGCTTGGGCTCTGTCATTACTAAGAATAATATTCTCTTGGAAGACACTCTTAATAAAGGGAAAATAACTGCAGTTCGACACGCTAATGGCCGTGATTGGTGGGTGTATTGTCATAAACAGTTCACTAGCGTCTATTATCGAATGTTGATTACAGCTAGCGGTGTTCAAGGGCCTTTCCAACAATCAATTGGCATGATCAGGCACAGAGATGTTGGTCAGGTTTGCTTTTCACCCAATGGCGACAAGTTCGCGTACTACTATGGATTGGAGGATGACCTGGAGATTTTTGACTTTGATCGTTGTACAGGATTATTGTCCAACCCGGTTCATATCGCCATAGAGGATTATAACCAGATGGGAGGCGTTGCGTTTTCGCCCAGTGGTCAGTTCCTTTATGTGTCCTCGGTCTTGGATGTGTATCAATACGATGTCACCGTTGCAGATATCGCAGGGTCTATGGTCCACTTGGGCACTTGGGATGGCTTCTACTCGCCCAGCCCACCTTTGGCAACGGTCTTTGATATAGCGCAATTGGCTCCAGATGGTAAAATTTACATCAGCACCGGCAATGGCACCTTTCATTTGCATGTGATCAATGCGCCGGACCTTCCTGGTTTAGCTTGCGATTTCCAGCAACATGCCATTGAACTACCCACGTACAATTTCAACTCCCTACCCAACCACCCCAACTACCACTTAGGCCCAATAGATGGCAGTGTGTGTGATAGCTTGGGGATCAATACAGGCATGCTAGGTGTTCGAGCGGAGCCGAGAACGAGCGTTAGCGCACACCCCAACCCAAGCACAGGCACATTCGCGTTGAGTTTTGCGGCTCACCCGGAACCCGGTTTGTTGGAGGTTCTGGATGTACAAGGCCGGGTGGTCTACCAGCACCGTTTGGCAGCTTGGAGCCAAATACATAATGTGGCATTAGAGAACACCCCAGCAGGTTTGTACAATTGCCGCATGCAATGGGGCACTCGTTCCGCCAACACACGGGTAATACTACAACCATGAGCAAGCGTTACTACCTCCTACTTATGCTTGCTTTACCGATACTCGCGTCGGCACAAAGCCCGTCCACAGCACGTGCATGGCCAGCACCCAACGCGCTTACCATGCATGTGATCATACAACAGCGGCCGGCAACTATTCCTGCGGAGCAATGGAAAGCAATGATGTTGCAACCGGTTAATGCGTCGCTTTATCCTATTCGCATTACACAAGCGCTTTTGGATACTATCGATGCTACTCAGTTGGATATGCGGTACCAGTACATCATGGTGCAGGAGTAGGGTCATAACCGCACCAGCACCTTTTTTCAAGGAATGGTTCCGGCTTACCTACCGGTTGCAGTTGTCAAGCGGCGTCCGCTCATCCCGGCTCAAGGCCGGGAGCAGCGGACATTCAGCAAGCTTGCGGAACCGGCGGCGGTGTCTTCGAGGACCAGCTGGGCTTCACCTTGCGTGGGTTAAAACGTATGGCCGTTCGTAAGCTGAGTAGTAAACCCGACGCGGTCTATTTCGAGAAGTTTACTTGTCATCAATGGCTTGGCACCGC
The nucleotide sequence above comes from Flavobacteriales bacterium. Encoded proteins:
- a CDS encoding T9SS type A sorting domain-containing protein; this encodes MIPQPRKMRSICITIALVAGQLVSRQGFAQGLNNFFLMGYENYAGLPWGGTNVNFSSGTPDIYYQYRDIGYSRANANISDDLGNVLFSTNGAWVADAIGDTMQNGTGLSPSYYTSLYPEGLHGSQLAVIIPNPANDEQYYLFHGTLDEFSGSYASYLYYSIIDMDANNGLGSVITKNNILLEDTLNKGKITAVRHANGRDWWVYCHKQFTSVYYRMLITASGVQGPFQQSIGMIRHRDVGQVCFSPNGDKFAYYYGLEDDLEIFDFDRCTGLLSNPVHIAIEDYNQMGGVAFSPSGQFLYVSSVLDVYQYDVTVADIAGSMVHLGTWDGFYSPSPPLATVFDIAQLAPDGKIYISTGNGTFHLHVINAPDLPGLACDFQQHAIELPTYNFNSLPNHPNYHLGPIDGSVCDSLGINTGMLGVRAEPRTSVSAHPNPSTGTFALSFAAHPEPGLLEVLDVQGRVVYQHRLAAWSQIHNVALENTPAGLYNCRMQWGTRSANTRVILQP
- a CDS encoding T9SS type A sorting domain-containing protein, giving the protein MIRLAFLVCFCFGLLKGLLPLCQVQAQQGLNNLWLGGFGSGYPPPYGSVDLQFISGNLVLNTTSRDIGFRRTCANISDLDGVLLFSTNGVFVANALGDTMVNGSGLNPGSYSNQYPQGLYSSQIVLILPKPEDSNIYYLLHMTIDNSVDIYAEHLLLTTIDMSLDGGLGAVVSKNVSILDDEISLGHLTAVRHANGRDWWAFCRILNTNTFYRYLITPAGINLDGTQSIGDLSIWATGQVCFSPDGTKFAYYWRDIGLELFEFDRCTGLFSSPVSVTYTDLEFGNGAAFSPNGRYLYITDVDNVYQYDTEAPDLAASEVLIAEWDSTYSPFPPLATLFDIAQLAPDGKIYIGTGNSTDKLHVIHSPDSAGLACNIEQHDIDLTRYFSNSLPNHPNYHLGPVDGSVCDSLGINVGVLEESLRLGVNVYPNPSAGDFMLSYPVQSLAGEVEVRDVSGRLVLRTQLPAWSQVHKVGLHGQAAGIYNCRLAWGAQSAAVRIILEQ
- a CDS encoding T9SS type A sorting domain-containing protein, whose translation is MKRIYALLVLASGLLSANASNVLTADGVKLANSSIVTTKLIEGNAKTVNEVYLATIGKDVDDFTTTQTSDLFAIANQCPLVGGNAVFRARSLYALIDDDVEYDDANLCLQHGIIYKNLELNAVSKVSIQPNPTDDAATLLYSMAEDKNGTLVIYDALGKEVLRHGLSSEHERHAFSTAELTQGAYHYVVSSGADAIGTGKLMIVR